A genomic window from Carassius auratus strain Wakin chromosome 45, ASM336829v1, whole genome shotgun sequence includes:
- the LOC113063243 gene encoding zinc finger protein 513-like isoform X1 yields MPRRKQQNPQPVKLDSEDGLGTVRSASLTFESDFLLGQELEFSDPDNDNKIIGLEKFSADISLPGFPLGDEESSPFSRLSMESDAEDLRATESEREERVSESAFPSYLSCRGCGQLLEDPLGPGVDLVGPFCMRCCKGNVNGVADRKLCSDLGLQAESRGGGNEGAAAEDGSLKLHSCTLCGFTSRYTNHVKRHMKTHNGEKPYGCPLCSYASAQLVNLQRHLRIHTGEKPYKCNNCTFACSSLGNLKRHQRMHAAVSPGQSAPQPVSGNGLNHTTLSQQEKEAAPAPTEVAGAVQSASRAHAGRDGNYLHTLDGLRLPQQSSAGVLQSGQAAPLPPMFFPFTCRLCGMALDDEDGSSAQICAKCTLEMLTKDTPGCPAERGDKVYTCAACPFITHYPNHLARHMKTHSGEKPYKCPQCDYASAHFDNLKRHHRVHTGEKPYKCHLCDYACGNLANLKRHQRVHSGAKPFQCAICNYSCNQSMNLKRHMLRHTGEKPHKCQECGYTTGHWDNYKRHQKKHSLTTDGWVKVQMPGNEEVDEEEV; encoded by the exons ATGCCAAGAAGAAAACAACAGAATCCACAACCAGTCAAGT TGGATTCTGAAGATGGTTTAGGCACTGTACGTTCAGCAAGCCTTACCTTTGAGAGCGACTTCCTCCTGGGACAAGAACTCGAGTTTTCAGATCCTGACAATGACAACAAGATCATAGGCCTGGAAAAGTTCTCAG CTGACATCAGTTTGCCTGGCTTCCCCCTGGGAGACGAGGAGAGCTCTCCCTTCAGCCGCCTCAGTATGGAGAGTGACGCTGAAGACCTGCGTGCGACCGAAAGCGAGCGTGAAGAGAGGGTTTCTGAGTCTGCCTTTCCCTCTTACCTCTCTTGCAGAGGGTGTGGTCAGCTCCTGGAAGACCCCCTGGGACCAGGCGTGGACTTGGTGGGGCCCTTCTGCATGCGCTGTTGCAAAGGGAATGTGAATGGCGTTGCAGACAGGAAACTCTGCTCGGACTTAGGCTTACAAGCCGAGTCTAGAGGGGGAGGGAATGAGGGCGCTGCTGCGGAGGATGGTTCCCTGAAGCTCCACTCATGCACGCTCTGTGGTTTCACGTCACGCTACACCAATCATGTTAAGAGGCATATGAAGACGCACAATGGCGAAAAGCCATACGGGTGTCCGCTGTGCTCCTACGCATCAGCACAACTAGTGAACCTGCAAAGGCACTTGCGCATACACACCGGGGAAAAGCCCTATAAGTGCAACAACTGCACGTTTGCATGCAGTTCCTTAGGGAACCTGAAGAGGCACCAGCGCATGCATGCAGCTGTAAGCCCGGGTCAGAGTGCCCCTCAGCCAGTAAGTGGCAATGGTTTAAACCACACTACCCTGAGTCAGCAGGAAAAGGAAGCAGCTCCTGCCCCCACCGAAG TTGCAGGTGCTGTGCAGTCTGCCTCGCGAGCCCATGCGGGAAGGGATGGGAACTACTTGCACACACTTGATGGCCTGAGGCTTCCACAGCAGTCGTCGGCAGGGGTGTTGCAGTCAGGACAGGCTGCTCCCCTGCCCCCCATGTTCTTCCCCTTCACTTGTCGGCTGTGCGGCATGGCCCTGGATGACGAGGATGGATCCTCGGCCCAGATATGTGCTAAGTGCACCCTGGAAATGTTAACTAAGGACACACCCGGATGCCCCGCTGAACGAGGGGACAAAGTCTACACCTGTGCTGCCTGCCCTTTCATCACCCACTACCCGAACCACCTGGCCCGCCACATGAAGACCCACAGTGGAGAGAAGCCATACAAGTGCCCGCAGTGCGACTACGCCTCTGCCCACTTCGACAACCTCAAGCGGCACCATCGAGTACACACCGGCGAGAAGCCCTACAAGTGCCACTTGTGTGACTATGCCTGCGGCAACCTGGCTAATCTCAAGAGGCACCAGCGGGTGCATTCAGGCGCCAAACCCTTTCAGTGTGCAATCTGCAATTACAGCTGCAACCAGAGTATGAACCTAAAGCGGCATATGTTGCGCCACACAGGCGAGAAGCCCCATAAGTGCCAAGAGTGTGGCTACACCACTGGCCACTGGGACAACTACAAACGACATCAGAAGAAGCACAGCCTGACTACAGATGGCTGGGTTAAAGTGCAGATGCCTGGAAACGAGGAAGTGGACGAGGAAGAGGTGTAG
- the LOC113063243 gene encoding zinc finger protein 513-like isoform X2 → MPRRKQQNPQPVKLDSEDGLGTVRSASLTFESDFLLGQELEFSDPDNDNKIIGLEKFSADISLPGFPLGDEESSPFSRLSMESDAEDLRATESEREERVSESAFPSYLSCRGCGQLLEDPLGPGVDLVGPFCMRCCKGNVNGVADRKLCSDLGLQAESRGGGNEGAAAEDGSLKLHSCTLCGFTSRYTNHVKRHMKTHNGEKPYGCPLCSYASAQLVNLQRHLRIHTGEKPYKCNNCTFACSSLGNLKRHQRMHAAVSPGQSAPQPVSGNGLNHTTLSQQEKEAAPAPTEGAVQSASRAHAGRDGNYLHTLDGLRLPQQSSAGVLQSGQAAPLPPMFFPFTCRLCGMALDDEDGSSAQICAKCTLEMLTKDTPGCPAERGDKVYTCAACPFITHYPNHLARHMKTHSGEKPYKCPQCDYASAHFDNLKRHHRVHTGEKPYKCHLCDYACGNLANLKRHQRVHSGAKPFQCAICNYSCNQSMNLKRHMLRHTGEKPHKCQECGYTTGHWDNYKRHQKKHSLTTDGWVKVQMPGNEEVDEEEV, encoded by the exons ATGCCAAGAAGAAAACAACAGAATCCACAACCAGTCAAGT TGGATTCTGAAGATGGTTTAGGCACTGTACGTTCAGCAAGCCTTACCTTTGAGAGCGACTTCCTCCTGGGACAAGAACTCGAGTTTTCAGATCCTGACAATGACAACAAGATCATAGGCCTGGAAAAGTTCTCAG CTGACATCAGTTTGCCTGGCTTCCCCCTGGGAGACGAGGAGAGCTCTCCCTTCAGCCGCCTCAGTATGGAGAGTGACGCTGAAGACCTGCGTGCGACCGAAAGCGAGCGTGAAGAGAGGGTTTCTGAGTCTGCCTTTCCCTCTTACCTCTCTTGCAGAGGGTGTGGTCAGCTCCTGGAAGACCCCCTGGGACCAGGCGTGGACTTGGTGGGGCCCTTCTGCATGCGCTGTTGCAAAGGGAATGTGAATGGCGTTGCAGACAGGAAACTCTGCTCGGACTTAGGCTTACAAGCCGAGTCTAGAGGGGGAGGGAATGAGGGCGCTGCTGCGGAGGATGGTTCCCTGAAGCTCCACTCATGCACGCTCTGTGGTTTCACGTCACGCTACACCAATCATGTTAAGAGGCATATGAAGACGCACAATGGCGAAAAGCCATACGGGTGTCCGCTGTGCTCCTACGCATCAGCACAACTAGTGAACCTGCAAAGGCACTTGCGCATACACACCGGGGAAAAGCCCTATAAGTGCAACAACTGCACGTTTGCATGCAGTTCCTTAGGGAACCTGAAGAGGCACCAGCGCATGCATGCAGCTGTAAGCCCGGGTCAGAGTGCCCCTCAGCCAGTAAGTGGCAATGGTTTAAACCACACTACCCTGAGTCAGCAGGAAAAGGAAGCAGCTCCTGCCCCCACCGAAG GTGCTGTGCAGTCTGCCTCGCGAGCCCATGCGGGAAGGGATGGGAACTACTTGCACACACTTGATGGCCTGAGGCTTCCACAGCAGTCGTCGGCAGGGGTGTTGCAGTCAGGACAGGCTGCTCCCCTGCCCCCCATGTTCTTCCCCTTCACTTGTCGGCTGTGCGGCATGGCCCTGGATGACGAGGATGGATCCTCGGCCCAGATATGTGCTAAGTGCACCCTGGAAATGTTAACTAAGGACACACCCGGATGCCCCGCTGAACGAGGGGACAAAGTCTACACCTGTGCTGCCTGCCCTTTCATCACCCACTACCCGAACCACCTGGCCCGCCACATGAAGACCCACAGTGGAGAGAAGCCATACAAGTGCCCGCAGTGCGACTACGCCTCTGCCCACTTCGACAACCTCAAGCGGCACCATCGAGTACACACCGGCGAGAAGCCCTACAAGTGCCACTTGTGTGACTATGCCTGCGGCAACCTGGCTAATCTCAAGAGGCACCAGCGGGTGCATTCAGGCGCCAAACCCTTTCAGTGTGCAATCTGCAATTACAGCTGCAACCAGAGTATGAACCTAAAGCGGCATATGTTGCGCCACACAGGCGAGAAGCCCCATAAGTGCCAAGAGTGTGGCTACACCACTGGCCACTGGGACAACTACAAACGACATCAGAAGAAGCACAGCCTGACTACAGATGGCTGGGTTAAAGTGCAGATGCCTGGAAACGAGGAAGTGGACGAGGAAGAGGTGTAG